A window from Sphingopyxis alaskensis RB2256 encodes these proteins:
- the trbF gene encoding conjugal transfer protein TrbF, whose product MFKRPTNHYGRAPEPVTPYQRAAQVWDDRIGSARVQAKNWRLAFFGSLLLSGGLAGGLIWHSARGTITPWVVEVDKLGEARAVAPADEDYQPTDPQTAFHLARFIEHVRSVPADPVVLRKDWLRAYDFTTAAGAQALNDHARNNDPFSEVGKVQVAVDVSSVIRASKDSFRIAWTERRYQDGSLIETSRWSAILTVTHVPPRTPDALRRNPLGVFVSAISWSKELSQ is encoded by the coding sequence ATGTTCAAGAGACCGACCAACCATTATGGCCGCGCCCCCGAGCCGGTCACCCCCTATCAGCGCGCCGCGCAGGTCTGGGACGACCGTATCGGCTCGGCGCGCGTCCAGGCGAAGAACTGGCGGCTCGCCTTCTTCGGCTCGCTCCTCCTTTCGGGCGGTCTTGCGGGGGGCCTCATCTGGCACTCGGCGCGCGGCACCATCACCCCTTGGGTGGTCGAGGTCGACAAGCTCGGCGAGGCCCGTGCAGTCGCGCCGGCGGACGAGGATTATCAGCCGACCGATCCGCAGACGGCGTTCCATCTCGCGCGGTTCATCGAGCATGTGCGTTCGGTCCCGGCCGACCCGGTGGTGCTGCGCAAGGACTGGCTCCGCGCCTATGATTTCACGACCGCGGCAGGGGCTCAGGCGCTCAACGATCATGCCCGCAACAACGACCCCTTTTCCGAGGTCGGCAAGGTCCAGGTCGCGGTCGACGTCTCGAGCGTGATCCGCGCCTCGAAGGACAGCTTCCGCATCGCCTGGACCGAGCGTCGCTATCAGGACGGCAGCCTGATCGAGACGTCGCGCTGGTCGGCCATTCTTACCGTCACCCATGTGCCGCCGCGCACTCCCGATGCCCTCCGCC
- the trbL gene encoding P-type conjugative transfer protein TrbL, with the protein MNDTGVIDQFLSVFSTYIDSGFGLLGGEVGFLSSTLIVIDVTIAALFWAWGADEDVLQRLVKKTLYIGVFAFIIGNFQSLATIMLESFAGLGLKASGGAMAIGDFMRPGVVAATGLDAAEPLLDASADLLGPVGLFTNFVQIMILLVAWVIVVLAFFILAVQVFVTILEFKLVTLAGFVLIPFAFFGRTAFMAERVLGHIISSGIKVLVLAVITGIGTTLFDRFLEAGIGPEPDIEQAMAIALGALTLLGLGIFGPSIANGIVAGGPQLGAGAAAGTTVAAGATLAAGAAGATLAGGAAATAARGAAAAGARGAGSASAAYSAGAAGKSGARAVGSGLANVARSAASGASSPLRRAAEKLRANFEAGRDGPADSAAPARPADAPPAWAAAMRRRQMVTQGATIGAQTLKGGDSHGGGSAPDISEKD; encoded by the coding sequence ATGAACGATACGGGCGTCATCGACCAATTCCTGTCGGTCTTCTCGACCTATATCGATAGCGGCTTCGGGCTACTCGGCGGCGAGGTCGGCTTCCTCTCCTCGACGCTGATCGTGATCGACGTGACGATCGCGGCGCTCTTCTGGGCTTGGGGCGCGGACGAGGATGTGCTGCAGCGCTTGGTCAAGAAGACGCTCTACATCGGGGTCTTTGCCTTCATCATCGGCAACTTCCAGAGCCTCGCGACGATCATGCTCGAAAGCTTCGCGGGTCTCGGCCTCAAGGCGAGCGGCGGGGCGATGGCGATCGGCGACTTCATGCGGCCGGGCGTCGTTGCGGCGACAGGGCTCGATGCGGCCGAGCCGCTGCTCGACGCCAGCGCCGACCTCCTGGGACCGGTCGGGCTCTTCACCAATTTCGTCCAGATCATGATCCTGCTCGTCGCTTGGGTGATCGTGGTGCTCGCCTTCTTCATCCTCGCGGTACAGGTCTTCGTGACGATCCTCGAGTTCAAGCTCGTCACGCTCGCGGGCTTCGTCCTCATCCCCTTCGCCTTTTTCGGGCGGACAGCTTTCATGGCCGAGCGTGTCCTCGGGCATATCATATCGTCGGGCATCAAGGTGCTCGTACTCGCCGTCATCACCGGTATCGGCACGACCTTGTTCGACCGCTTTCTCGAGGCCGGTATCGGCCCAGAGCCTGATATCGAGCAGGCGATGGCCATCGCACTCGGCGCGCTCACCTTGCTCGGTCTCGGCATCTTCGGCCCCAGCATCGCGAACGGTATCGTCGCTGGCGGACCGCAGCTCGGAGCGGGCGCGGCAGCGGGAACCACGGTCGCGGCGGGCGCCACCCTCGCCGCCGGTGCCGCCGGCGCGACGCTTGCGGGCGGCGCGGCGGCAACGGCAGCGCGGGGCGCGGCTGCTGCCGGCGCCCGCGGTGCGGGAAGCGCATCGGCAGCCTATTCCGCGGGAGCGGCCGGGAAGAGCGGGGCGAGGGCGGTCGGTTCCGGCCTGGCAAATGTCGCGCGCAGCGCCGCGAGCGGCGCCTCGTCCCCGCTCCGCCGCGCGGCGGAGAAGCTTCGGGCGAACTTCGAGGCCGGGCGGGACGGGCCTGCCGATAGCGCGGCGCCGGCCCGGCCCGCCGATGCGCCGCCCGCCTGGGCCGCAGCAATGCGCCGCCGCCAGATGGTGACGCAGGGCGCCACCATCGGTGCCCAGACCCTGAAGGGTGGCGACAGCCACGGCGGCGGTTCGGCTCCCGACATCAGCGAAAAGGACTGA
- the trbK-alt gene encoding putative entry exclusion protein TrbK-alt, with translation MGRAGKLTVGAVIGGMALTIALMAALDPPAPRASALPQISGADARPNLKDTLRRCRTVTVADAECEAAWEAKRRHFFGEEEDEK, from the coding sequence ATGGGCCGGGCGGGCAAGCTCACGGTCGGTGCGGTCATCGGAGGCATGGCGCTGACGATCGCTCTTATGGCCGCGCTGGACCCGCCCGCGCCCCGTGCGTCCGCTCTCCCTCAGATCTCCGGAGCGGACGCACGACCCAATCTGAAAGACACGCTGCGCCGCTGCCGCACAGTCACCGTCGCCGATGCCGAGTGTGAGGCCGCGTGGGAGGCGAAGCGCCGCCATTTCTTCGGCGAGGAAGAGGATGAGAAATGA
- the trbJ gene encoding P-type conjugative transfer protein TrbJ → MKTSFYRRTALAGLIAITMLSAGAVITPASAQIGGIVHDPRNYAQNILTAARTLEQINNQIKQLQNQATSLVNEARNLQSLPVSTLQELQGQVDRTRELLGEAQRIAFDVGDIQKTFEARYKGASLSGPQAALVVNAEARWNDSVGAFQDAMKVQAGVVVNMGAARQSIGTLVTSSQSATGALQAAQAGNQLLALQSQQLGDLAAAIAAQGRAEMLDAARAAAAEAEGRERFRRFRKGN, encoded by the coding sequence ATGAAGACAAGCTTTTATCGCCGCACAGCGCTGGCCGGCCTGATCGCGATCACGATGCTGTCGGCGGGCGCAGTGATCACCCCCGCATCGGCGCAGATCGGCGGGATCGTCCACGATCCGCGCAACTATGCCCAGAATATCCTGACCGCAGCGCGCACGCTCGAGCAGATCAACAATCAGATCAAGCAGCTGCAGAACCAGGCGACCTCGCTCGTCAACGAGGCGCGGAACCTGCAGAGCTTGCCGGTCTCGACGCTGCAAGAGCTGCAGGGCCAGGTCGACCGCACCCGCGAGCTGCTCGGTGAAGCGCAGCGCATCGCCTTCGACGTCGGCGACATCCAGAAGACGTTCGAGGCGCGCTATAAGGGCGCATCGCTGTCGGGGCCGCAGGCGGCGCTCGTCGTCAATGCCGAGGCGCGCTGGAACGACAGCGTCGGCGCCTTTCAGGACGCGATGAAGGTACAGGCCGGCGTGGTCGTCAACATGGGAGCTGCGCGGCAGTCGATCGGCACGCTGGTGACCTCGAGCCAGTCGGCGACCGGCGCGCTGCAGGCGGCTCAGGCGGGGAACCAGCTGCTCGCGCTCCAGTCGCAGCAGCTTGGCGACCTTGCCGCCGCGATCGCCGCACAGGGCCGCGCCGAAATGCTCGATGCCGCACGCGCCGCCGCCGCGGAAGCCGAGGGCCGCGAACGCTTCCGCCGCTTCCGCAAGGGCAATTGA
- the trbE gene encoding conjugal transfer protein TrbE, which translates to MMNLSEYRTKSARLADFLPWVCLVAEGVVLNKDGSFQRTARFRGPDLDSATPAELVAVTSRLNNTLRRLGSGWAVFVEAQRVPAMTYPVSEFPDPVSELVDIERREQFREEGAHFESFYYLTLLWMPPAEEAARAEAWLYEGRSKTGVDAQELLKSFADRTERVLHLVEGFMPEVEWLGDGETLTYLHSCISTKAQRVRVPETPAYLDALLADEALVGGLEPRLGDHHLRTLTITGFPSVTFPGLLDELNRQAFGYRWSSRAIMLDKTDATKLLTKIRRQWFAKRKSVAAILKEVMTNEASVLMDSDASNKAADADMALQELGADEAGIAYVTATITVWDRDPALAAEKLRLVEKIVQSRDFTCTVEGVNALEAWFGSLPGHVYANVRQPPVSTLNLAHLIPLSAVWAGAERDEHFGQSPLLYGKTEGSTPFRLSLHVGDVGHCLVVGPTGAGKSVLLALMAMQFRRYEGSQIFAFDYGGSIRAAALGMGGDWQDLGGALHDAGSDGSVALQPLARIDEPAERAWAAEWLAALLTGEGVAVDPAAKEHLWSALTSLATAPVTERTLTGLAVLLQSQELKLALSPYLVGGPWGRLLDAEVEHLGSARVQALETEGLVGASSAATVLSYLFHRIERRLDGSPTLIIIDEGWLVLDSPAFAAQLREWLKTLRKKNASVIFATQSLADIEGSSIAPAIIESCPTRIFLPNERAAEPQIARVYDRFGLNSRQVEILSRATPKRDYYCQSRRGNRLFDLGLGDIALAFAAASSKSDQIRIGELMAAHGQDQFAAAWLRHRGLEWAADLLGNLEIAAPLKE; encoded by the coding sequence ATGATGAATCTCTCCGAATATCGCACGAAATCCGCCCGCCTCGCTGACTTTCTCCCTTGGGTCTGCCTGGTGGCGGAGGGCGTGGTGCTGAACAAGGATGGCTCCTTCCAGCGCACGGCGCGCTTCCGCGGGCCCGACCTCGACAGCGCCACGCCCGCCGAACTTGTCGCGGTCACGTCGCGGCTCAACAACACGCTGCGCCGGCTGGGATCAGGCTGGGCCGTGTTCGTCGAGGCGCAGCGGGTCCCGGCCATGACCTATCCCGTGTCCGAGTTCCCCGACCCGGTATCGGAACTCGTCGATATCGAACGCCGCGAGCAGTTCCGCGAGGAGGGGGCGCATTTCGAGAGCTTCTATTATCTGACCTTGCTCTGGATGCCGCCCGCCGAGGAGGCGGCGCGCGCCGAGGCCTGGCTCTACGAGGGCCGTTCGAAGACGGGCGTCGATGCGCAGGAATTGCTGAAAAGCTTCGCCGATCGCACCGAGCGCGTGCTGCATCTTGTCGAGGGCTTCATGCCTGAGGTCGAATGGCTCGGTGACGGCGAGACGCTGACCTATCTGCACAGCTGCATCTCGACCAAGGCCCAGCGCGTCCGCGTGCCCGAAACGCCGGCCTATCTCGACGCGCTGCTCGCCGACGAGGCGCTGGTCGGCGGTCTCGAGCCGCGGCTCGGCGACCATCATCTGCGCACGCTCACCATAACCGGCTTTCCGAGCGTAACCTTCCCGGGGCTGCTCGACGAACTCAACCGCCAGGCCTTCGGCTATCGCTGGTCGTCGCGCGCGATCATGCTCGACAAAACCGACGCGACCAAGCTGCTGACCAAGATTCGCCGGCAATGGTTCGCCAAGCGCAAGTCCGTCGCCGCAATCCTCAAGGAAGTGATGACCAACGAGGCGTCGGTCCTGATGGACAGCGATGCCTCGAACAAGGCGGCCGACGCCGACATGGCGTTGCAGGAGCTGGGCGCCGACGAAGCGGGTATCGCCTATGTCACAGCGACGATCACGGTTTGGGACCGCGATCCGGCCTTGGCGGCCGAGAAGCTGCGGCTGGTCGAGAAGATCGTCCAGAGCCGCGACTTCACCTGCACCGTCGAGGGCGTGAACGCGCTCGAAGCCTGGTTCGGGAGCCTGCCGGGCCATGTCTATGCCAATGTCCGTCAGCCCCCGGTCTCGACGCTCAATCTCGCCCATCTGATCCCGCTGTCGGCGGTGTGGGCGGGGGCGGAACGGGACGAGCATTTCGGTCAGTCCCCCTTGCTTTACGGCAAGACCGAAGGTTCGACCCCGTTCCGCCTTTCGCTGCATGTCGGCGATGTCGGTCACTGCCTCGTCGTCGGTCCGACCGGCGCCGGCAAGTCGGTGCTTCTGGCGCTGATGGCGATGCAGTTCCGCCGCTATGAAGGCAGCCAGATCTTCGCCTTCGATTATGGCGGATCGATCCGCGCCGCGGCGCTTGGCATGGGCGGCGACTGGCAGGATCTCGGCGGCGCGCTTCACGACGCGGGGAGCGACGGGTCGGTGGCGCTCCAGCCGCTCGCGCGGATCGACGAACCGGCCGAGCGCGCATGGGCCGCCGAATGGCTTGCGGCGCTGCTCACGGGCGAAGGCGTTGCGGTCGATCCGGCGGCGAAGGAGCATCTCTGGTCGGCATTGACTTCGCTCGCGACCGCGCCGGTTACCGAGCGAACGCTCACTGGACTCGCCGTCTTGCTCCAGTCGCAGGAACTGAAGCTCGCCCTTTCGCCATATCTCGTTGGCGGCCCATGGGGTCGCCTGCTCGATGCCGAGGTCGAGCATCTGGGCTCCGCGCGGGTGCAGGCGCTTGAAACCGAAGGCTTGGTCGGCGCTTCGTCGGCGGCGACGGTCCTCTCCTATCTGTTCCACCGCATCGAGAGACGCCTCGACGGCTCGCCGACGTTGATCATCATCGACGAAGGCTGGCTCGTTCTCGACAGCCCCGCCTTCGCCGCGCAACTGCGCGAATGGCTCAAGACGCTCCGCAAGAAGAATGCGAGCGTGATCTTCGCGACGCAGAGCCTCGCCGATATCGAAGGGTCGAGCATCGCGCCCGCGATCATCGAAAGCTGCCCGACACGGATATTCCTGCCGAACGAGCGCGCCGCTGAGCCGCAGATCGCGCGGGTCTATGACCGCTTCGGCCTGAACAGCAGACAGGTGGAGATATTGAGCCGGGCGACGCCGAAGCGTGACTATTATTGCCAGTCACGGCGCGGCAACCGACTGTTCGACCTTGGCCTCGGCGACATCGCGCTCGCCTTTGCCGCCGCCTCTTCGAAATCCGACCAGATTCGCATCGGCGAGCTGATGGCCGCGCATGGCCAAGACCAGTTCGCGGCGGCCTGGCTTCGCCATCGCGGCCTCGAATGGGCCGCCGATCTGCTCGGCAATCTTGAAATCGCAGCCCCCCTGAAGGAGTGA
- a CDS encoding VirB3 family type IV secretion system protein, with product MDGQGEVPGFFASVHRALAEPILLGGAPRSLAIVNGTLAGAVGLGLRLWVVGLAIWAVGHALAVWAARRDPQFVDVARRHLKYPVWMRP from the coding sequence ATGGATGGGCAAGGGGAAGTGCCGGGCTTCTTCGCTTCGGTCCACCGGGCGCTGGCCGAGCCGATCCTGCTTGGCGGCGCGCCGCGCAGCCTCGCGATCGTGAATGGCACGCTTGCCGGCGCGGTCGGACTCGGGCTCCGGCTCTGGGTCGTCGGTCTCGCCATCTGGGCGGTCGGTCATGCCCTCGCTGTCTGGGCCGCCCGCCGCGACCCCCAGTTCGTCGACGTCGCCCGGCGTCACCTCAAATATCCTGTCTGGATGCGCCCATGA
- a CDS encoding TrbC/VirB2 family protein: MIHALRHGARRAMLCSTALFVALAVSAPAQAGGSSMPWEAPLQSILESIEGPVAKIVAVIIIIVTGLSLAFGDTSGGFRRLVQIVFGLSIAFAASSFFLSFFSFGGGALV, translated from the coding sequence ATGATCCATGCCCTCCGGCATGGCGCCCGCCGCGCCATGCTCTGTTCGACCGCACTTTTTGTCGCGCTCGCGGTCTCGGCACCCGCTCAAGCCGGCGGCTCGTCGATGCCGTGGGAAGCGCCGCTTCAGTCGATCCTCGAAAGCATCGAGGGTCCGGTCGCGAAGATCGTCGCGGTGATCATCATCATCGTGACCGGCCTCAGCCTCGCCTTCGGCGACACCTCGGGCGGGTTCCGCCGGCTGGTCCAGATCGTCTTCGGTCTGTCGATCGCCTTCGCCGCCTCGAGCTTCTTCCTCTCCTTCTTCTCCTTCGGCGGTGGAGCGCTGGTTTGA
- the trbB gene encoding P-type conjugative transfer ATPase TrbB, which translates to MGAEPIRLEARHRSARMLRTAMGGAIAEWLSDREIIEIMLNPDGRLWVDRLGLGIEDSGETLSAADGERIIRLVAHHVGAEVHGAAPRVSAELPDGGERFEGLLPPVVAAPTFAIRKPAIAVFTLADYVAAGIMSSEAADILRVGVRERLNILVAGGTGTGKTTLTNALLAEIAGSSDRIVLIEDTRELQCAAPNLVAMRTKDGVASLSDLVRSSLRLRPDRIPIGEVRGAEALDLLKAWGTGHPGGVGTIHAGSALGALRRMEQLIQEAVITVPRALLAETIDLVAVLVRDGSGRRLAELARVDGFDRLNLEYRLTPLITPEGDNR; encoded by the coding sequence ATGGGCGCAGAACCGATCCGGCTGGAGGCACGTCATCGCAGCGCACGCATGCTGCGCACGGCGATGGGCGGCGCGATCGCCGAGTGGCTCTCCGACCGCGAAATCATCGAGATCATGCTCAACCCCGACGGGCGGCTCTGGGTCGATAGGCTTGGCCTCGGGATCGAGGACAGCGGCGAGACGCTGAGCGCGGCCGATGGCGAACGCATTATCCGCCTTGTCGCGCATCACGTCGGCGCCGAGGTCCACGGGGCTGCACCGCGCGTGTCCGCCGAGCTTCCCGATGGCGGCGAGCGCTTCGAGGGATTGCTGCCGCCCGTCGTCGCCGCGCCGACATTCGCCATCAGAAAACCGGCTATCGCGGTCTTCACGCTCGCCGACTATGTCGCCGCGGGCATCATGTCGTCCGAGGCCGCGGACATCCTTCGCGTCGGCGTGCGCGAGCGTCTGAACATCCTCGTCGCCGGCGGCACGGGCACCGGCAAGACCACGCTGACCAACGCGCTCCTCGCTGAGATTGCGGGCAGCAGCGACCGCATCGTGCTGATCGAGGATACGCGCGAATTGCAGTGCGCGGCGCCGAACCTCGTCGCAATGCGCACTAAGGATGGTGTCGCCTCGCTCTCCGACCTCGTGCGCTCCTCGCTCCGCCTCCGGCCCGATCGCATTCCGATCGGCGAGGTTCGCGGCGCCGAGGCGCTCGATCTTCTGAAGGCATGGGGCACCGGTCATCCGGGCGGTGTGGGCACGATCCACGCGGGTAGTGCGCTCGGCGCGCTCCGCCGGATGGAGCAGCTCATCCAGGAAGCGGTGATCACCGTCCCGCGCGCGTTGCTCGCCGAGACGATCGATCTCGTCGCCGTGCTCGTCCGCGACGGTAGTGGCCGGCGCCTTGCCGAACTCGCACGCGTCGACGGCTTCGACCGGCTGAACCTCGAATATCGCCTCACGCCCCTCATCACCCCCGAAGGAGACAATCGATGA
- a CDS encoding helix-turn-helix transcriptional regulator, translating to MTDSGSQPSDEPLRWARLTGKQRACLDLLLERQTSKQIARRLQISKQAVDLRITTARHILGAANRDEAALIYARLRQTYDRIPCDPVVLPPGTDLVPSDFPDGEPAPLALNDIVADPPSKGLWRHDHRRLNRGGIMAAMLAVLVILVLAAVTIGETLTRLLSG from the coding sequence ATGACTGATTCGGGGTCGCAGCCGTCGGACGAGCCTTTGCGCTGGGCGCGTCTCACCGGGAAACAGCGCGCATGTCTCGATTTGCTGCTCGAGCGCCAGACCTCGAAACAGATCGCGCGCCGCCTCCAAATATCGAAGCAGGCAGTCGATCTGAGGATCACCACTGCCCGGCATATCCTCGGCGCCGCCAATCGCGACGAGGCCGCACTCATCTACGCCCGGCTGCGCCAGACCTACGACCGGATACCATGTGATCCGGTCGTACTACCGCCGGGCACTGACCTCGTGCCATCCGATTTCCCGGACGGCGAGCCGGCCCCGCTGGCGCTGAACGACATCGTGGCCGACCCGCCGTCCAAGGGTCTCTGGAGGCACGATCATCGTCGCTTGAACCGGGGCGGGATCATGGCGGCGATGCTGGCCGTCCTCGTCATTCTCGTTCTTGCGGCGGTGACGATCGGTGAAACACTGACGCGCCTCCTTTCCGGGTGA
- a CDS encoding JAB domain-containing protein: MRADLDDRGIDPANPKLLRYLKLSMGALPHETLRVLFLDPARRLIADEQLQQGTIGHVAIYPRTIFRRAVELDAAAIILVHNHPSGDPTPSEADVATTARLAAIGRALEIQLLEHIVVALRGHRAILKQGTALLYSPAPDHFLCDRSGNWHSAPDAPRALANAQRAARRRLLRRQLVGTPSLFGEPAWDMLVELFIHEAEAKPVSTSSLCISSGLPMSSALRLLQRLTDAGLVTREADRTDGRRNFILLDPDLGHRLMAYFAEGDE, from the coding sequence TTGCGGGCCGACCTCGACGACCGCGGCATCGATCCCGCCAATCCGAAACTGCTTCGCTATCTCAAATTGTCGATGGGCGCTTTGCCGCATGAAACGCTCAGGGTGCTGTTTCTCGACCCGGCGCGCCGCCTGATCGCCGACGAACAATTGCAGCAGGGCACCATCGGCCATGTCGCAATCTATCCCCGCACGATATTCCGGCGCGCAGTTGAACTCGATGCCGCCGCGATTATTCTTGTCCACAATCATCCGAGCGGCGATCCGACACCGAGCGAGGCCGACGTGGCGACAACAGCGCGGCTGGCGGCCATAGGCCGGGCGCTCGAAATCCAGTTGCTCGAACATATCGTCGTCGCGCTGCGCGGCCACCGGGCCATCCTCAAACAAGGGACCGCGCTTCTCTACTCCCCTGCGCCCGACCATTTTCTATGCGACAGATCCGGCAACTGGCACAGCGCGCCCGATGCCCCGCGCGCGCTGGCGAACGCACAGCGCGCCGCCCGACGGCGGCTGCTCCGTCGGCAGCTCGTCGGCACGCCCAGCCTCTTCGGCGAACCGGCCTGGGACATGCTCGTCGAGCTGTTCATCCATGAGGCCGAGGCCAAACCCGTTTCCACCAGTTCACTCTGCATTTCGTCGGGCCTTCCGATGAGCAGCGCGCTCCGGCTCCTGCAGCGCCTGACCGACGCCGGCCTTGTCACGCGCGAGGCCGACCGGACCGATGGGCGGCGCAATTTCATTCTGCTCGACCCCGATCTCGGGCACCGCCTCATGGCATATTTTGCGGAAGGCGATGAATGA